Proteins encoded within one genomic window of Spodoptera frugiperda isolate SF20-4 chromosome 7, AGI-APGP_CSIRO_Sfru_2.0, whole genome shotgun sequence:
- the LOC118266181 gene encoding eukaryotic translation initiation factor 3 subunit J: MDVSWDADNFEPKLPTTLTTSNKWEGEDEEEIVKESWEDEEEEKKDEEKTEVQAPPPPKPKKRIQDKIAEKERLEREKADRLSAEKVEELTPEQKLAEKLRAQKLQEESDLRLAMETFGVTEANIGKIDGFQPTTKAEFTEFADMLTKKICLYKAREEFPTFIDEFIRNIVVQLPSADIKRIKMSVDNLYIEKQKSEKMDKSKKPTKGKGKAKLKVEGDNAHLNQYDSYGNFDDDYDDFM, translated from the exons ATGGATGTGTCGTGGG ACGCGGATAATTTTGAGCCTAAACTACCGACCACGTTGACTACTTCGAATAAATGGGAAGGCGAAGATGAGGAAGAGATTGTGAAG GAAAGTTGGGAAGAcgaagaagaagaaaagaaagatGAGGAAAAAACTGAAGTCCAGGCACCGCCTCCACCGAAACCGAAAAAGAGAATTCAGGATAAAATAGCCGAAAAAGAG CGTTTAGAACGTGAGAAGGCTGACCGTCTGTCCGCTGAGAAGGTAGAAGAACTGACTCCTGAACAAAAACTAGCTGAAAAACTGAGGGCTCAGAAACTCCAGGAGGAGTCAGACTTAAGGCTCGCCATGGAGACCTTTG GTGTAACAGAGGCGAACATAGGCAAAATTGATGGCTTCCAACCTACCACAAAGGCTGAATTCACAGAGTTTGCTGATATGCTCACCAAGAAAATATGCTTGTACAAAGCCAGGGAGGAATTCCCCACATTCATTGATGAGTTCATCAGGAATATTGTTGTTCAAT TACCATCTGCAGATATAAAGAGGATAAAGATGTCTGTGGACAACCTTTATATTGAGAAGCAGAAATCTGAGAAAATGGACAAGTCCAAGAAGCCAACGAAGGGCAAAGGAAAggctaaattaaaagttgaAGGTGATAAT GCTCATCTCAATCAATACGACAGTTACGGTAATTTCGACGATGACTACGACGACTTTATGTAA